The Anolis carolinensis isolate JA03-04 chromosome 1, rAnoCar3.1.pri, whole genome shotgun sequence genome window below encodes:
- the exd1 gene encoding piRNA biogenesis protein EXD1 isoform X2 yields the protein MDRSSDQHFLHGILGRTVKLTLKHSTFQGVLQHLDPSPSILLNKVELLDNIEQHAGEGKTTTATKCRDIAVTKIPTSNKGEPLKPSIQDLEAHFQEMQEVRLSTFKYIFTEDQREKIEYVVVDQFQKKFGYAMMHIKKQTVCGIAAEGINLCRYGKLSWLQVATRSQVFLFDIFLLGPRVFKNGLQIILEDQHILKVIHDCRWLSDCLSHQYGIELTNVFDTQVADVMQFSVETGGFLPLRISNLQECLIEYLGMSRKDVSFMDLRQREIERNPDVWFMRPLSPALLNVLALETVYLLPLRLMLLDEIMSDLTTLVDRYLNAFRKESADLFGSTEISSMKLPQELRQLKDFHKIRREKALRKFQVNEDGLLIRKHIEPLQGKRAQKDGNEENGTELISSNMIASPKAYSANNLHPVCHENSKKVEQKVSHCDNQGDTVRGNIEDAWRQEAQLVNPQTSNHEPQTKIAGTLEKEIRQLLTQ from the exons TGGAGTTACTTGATAACATAGAACAACATGCAGGAGAAGGAAAAACAACAACTGCCACTAAGTGTAG AGACATTGCAGTTACCAAAATACCTACATCAAACAAAGGAGAACCATTGAAGCCAAGCATTCAGGATCTTGAAGCTCATTTCCAAGAGATGCAGGAGGTCAGGCTGAGTACCTTCAAATATATCTTTACAG AAGATCAGAGGGAGAAAATTGAATATGTTGTTGTTGATCAATTCCAGAAGAAATTTGGCTATGCA ATGATGCACATCAAAAAGCAAACTGTATGCGGTATAGCAGCCGAGGGTATCAATTTATGTCGTTATGGAAAACTGTCTTGGCTTCAA GTAGCAACGAGAAGCCAAGTtttcttatttgacatttttCTTCTGGGACCTCGAGTGTTCAAGAATGGACTTCAAATTATATTGGAAGATCAGCATATTTTGAAA GTTATTCATGACTGCAGGTGGCTTTCAGATTGTCTTTCTCACCAGTATGGAATTGAGCTCACTAATGTCTTTGATACACAG GTCGCAGATGTTATGCAGTTCTCAGTAGAAACAGGAGGATTTCTTCCACTTCGCATCAGCAATTTGCAAGAGTGCCTAATAGAATACTTGGGAATGTCACGAAAGGATGTCTCTTTCATGGATCTAAGGCAGCGTGAGATTGAG AGAAACCCTGACGTATGGTTTATGAGACCCCTTTCACCTGCCCTGCTGAATGTGTTGGCTCTGGAAACAGTGTACCTCCTCCCTCTTCGCCTGATGCTGCTTGATGAAATTATGTCTGATTTAACAACTTTAGTGGATAGATACCTTAATGCATTTCGGAAGGAATCTGCAGACCTTTTTGGAAGCACAGAG ATTTCCTCTATGAAGCTACCACAAGAGCTTAGACAACTGAAAGATTTTCACAAAATTCGGAGAGAGAAAGCACTGCGAAAATTCCAAGTGAATGAGGATGGTCTTCTTATCAGAAAACATATAGAGCCTTTGCAAGGAAAGAGAGCACAAAAAGATGGAAATGAAGAAAACGGCACTGAATTAATTTCTTCCAATATGATAGCATCCCCCAAAGCATACAGTGCCAATAATCTTCATCCAGTTTGTCATGAAAACTCTAAAAAAGTGGAGCAGAAGGTATCTCACTGTGATAATCAAGGGGACACAGTTAGAGGAAATATAGAAGATGCTTGGAGACAAGAGGCCCAACTTGTAAATCCACAAACTTCAAACCACGAACCGCAGACAAAGATTGCTGGGACTTTGGAAAAGGAAATCAGGCAATTATTGACACAGTAG